In Methanosarcina siciliae T4/M, one genomic interval encodes:
- a CDS encoding methylamine methyltransferase corrinoid protein reductive activase, whose protein sequence is MYGIALDLGTSGFRAQLIDLDTRETLKTVITMGHPLPGGNVMDHLDFAITTGENVAHDVIIETVRRMFLKLGADLSKVERLAVCGNPIQLSLFQNIEIRDLAYAGENKQKMLGVQNVKRESRVFPASELFGNDFHPDCEIIVPPAIRHEIGADALAMMLETDFLTQTEPALVTDYGTNAEMALKVGDRIITASAAAGPAIEGQGISSGMLASPGAICDVKPEGEYWKILVLDREMEKKEAYLINPVSGEIKESNEYEVLGITGTGVISVFALALKSGLVEQLPKLPNGKLILGPGIEITEKDVEEAGKAIGAIRAAHMTLIVESGIKYEDLEYAYMSGASGAYVDAEAARRLGAAPGYARKVVQFGNTSLALARELVLDKSRLDDVIEIAKKITADHLMMATSDTFNNFYLCELSYWTMGMPLEMYDQMLELYGLPTLPLTLEHADIEKRVSKDIEHVGVGGLAILKEIGIILEVPVEKCIYCQKCVKECPENALEIVETDGKRIAKYDSQKCLGTSCRRCVSVCPENAVDITKLKIKEK, encoded by the coding sequence ATGTATGGAATAGCACTTGACCTGGGTACCAGTGGTTTTCGAGCCCAGCTTATTGATCTTGATACGCGTGAGACCTTAAAAACAGTCATAACCATGGGTCATCCTCTCCCAGGGGGAAATGTCATGGACCACCTGGATTTTGCAATCACGACCGGGGAAAATGTGGCTCATGATGTTATTATCGAAACCGTCAGGAGGATGTTCCTGAAACTTGGTGCCGATCTTTCTAAGGTGGAAAGGCTTGCAGTCTGTGGAAATCCTATCCAGCTTTCTCTTTTTCAGAATATCGAAATAAGAGACCTCGCATACGCCGGGGAAAATAAACAGAAAATGCTCGGGGTCCAGAACGTAAAAAGGGAATCCCGGGTATTTCCAGCCTCAGAACTTTTCGGAAACGACTTCCACCCTGACTGTGAAATAATCGTGCCTCCCGCAATCAGGCACGAAATCGGGGCTGATGCCCTTGCCATGATGCTCGAAACCGATTTCCTTACACAGACAGAACCTGCGCTTGTGACCGATTATGGGACAAATGCCGAAATGGCTCTCAAGGTAGGGGACAGAATTATAACGGCAAGCGCTGCGGCAGGCCCTGCAATCGAAGGGCAGGGGATCAGTTCCGGTATGCTTGCAAGCCCGGGAGCGATTTGCGATGTGAAGCCTGAGGGTGAATACTGGAAAATTCTGGTGCTTGACAGGGAGATGGAAAAGAAGGAAGCTTACCTGATCAACCCTGTAAGCGGCGAGATAAAAGAGTCTAACGAGTATGAGGTTTTAGGCATTACGGGAACAGGGGTGATCTCGGTTTTTGCCCTTGCACTGAAAAGCGGGCTGGTTGAACAGCTTCCCAAGCTCCCCAACGGAAAACTAATTTTAGGCCCTGGAATCGAAATTACTGAAAAAGATGTTGAAGAAGCCGGAAAAGCTATAGGGGCAATCCGGGCTGCTCACATGACTCTCATAGTGGAATCAGGAATCAAGTACGAAGACCTTGAGTATGCGTACATGTCGGGGGCTTCCGGAGCCTATGTAGACGCCGAAGCTGCCCGCCGGCTCGGGGCTGCCCCTGGATATGCCAGAAAAGTCGTACAGTTCGGAAACACCTCTCTCGCCCTCGCCCGGGAACTTGTGCTGGACAAGTCCAGGCTGGATGACGTTATAGAGATTGCAAAAAAGATTACTGCCGATCACCTTATGATGGCAACTAGCGATACTTTCAACAACTTCTACCTCTGTGAACTCTCCTACTGGACCATGGGCATGCCCCTCGAAATGTACGACCAGATGCTTGAACTCTACGGCCTGCCCACACTTCCCCTGACCCTCGAACATGCTGACATAGAAAAGAGAGTAAGTAAGGACATAGAGCATGTCGGAGTTGGCGGACTTGCCATCCTCAAAGAAATAGGCATAATCCTCGAAGTCCCGGTAGAAAAGTGCATTTACTGCCAGAAATGCGTAAAGGAATGCCCTGAAAACGCCCTCGAGATCGTTGAAACCGACGGAAAAAGGATTGCAAAGTACGACAGCCAGAAATGCCTCGGCACAAGCTGCCGGCGCTGTGTCAGTGTC
- a CDS encoding NAD(P)H-dependent oxidoreductase, with amino-acid sequence MHIYVVYAHPSKSSFTYEVLHSFLKGLSESGNTFEIGDLYAMDFKCELDLDQYTREMSRTVLPLVPDDVKKEQEKIQRSDAVAFVYPVWWSDCPGILKGWFDRVWTVGYAYFYDENAERKSFIKPKKALVLCTAGHTIEYLETTGIAQSMRCIMLKDRLNNVGFTDVKMEILGGMVNKNDLVKRSNLEKAYSLGVAFFKH; translated from the coding sequence ATGCACATTTATGTTGTCTATGCTCATCCGAGTAAATCTTCTTTTACTTATGAAGTTTTACATTCTTTTTTAAAAGGTTTGAGCGAATCAGGTAATACTTTTGAAATCGGGGATCTTTATGCGATGGATTTTAAATGTGAGCTGGATCTTGACCAGTATACTCGCGAAATGAGCAGGACAGTGTTGCCTCTTGTTCCGGATGATGTTAAAAAAGAGCAGGAAAAAATACAGAGATCCGATGCAGTAGCTTTTGTTTACCCTGTGTGGTGGAGTGACTGCCCCGGCATATTAAAGGGCTGGTTTGACCGGGTATGGACAGTAGGTTACGCTTATTTTTACGACGAAAATGCAGAAAGAAAATCCTTCATTAAACCAAAAAAAGCACTGGTGTTATGTACCGCCGGGCATACGATTGAATACCTTGAAACAACCGGAATTGCTCAAAGTATGCGCTGCATCATGCTTAAAGACCGTTTGAATAATGTTGGCTTTACGGATGTGAAAATGGAAATACTGGGCGGTATGGTGAACAAAAATGATCTTGTAAAAAGGTCAAATCTGGAAAAGGCATACAGTTTGGGTGTAGCTTTTTTTAAACATTGA